One genomic region from Flagellimonas oceani encodes:
- a CDS encoding sigma-70 family RNA polymerase sigma factor, with protein sequence MNRFLSLFTSRKAAYRLLIMDDGWKKSVPGFRSFFEKHAKRLYYTACRHLSPENAEDVVQELFIDIWERRQSIKVRTSWEGYLYAALKYRIFRFLDQQNALNVELSEAVLEAGTEEEILDFEALYLMLEDSVDKLPEQCGKVFRAKYYGNKKNKEIAKELGISIETVKSHLKRGHMLLREQMRDALANFLFF encoded by the coding sequence TTGAACCGCTTTTTAAGTTTGTTCACATCAAGAAAAGCAGCATATCGATTATTGATTATGGACGACGGATGGAAGAAAAGTGTTCCAGGATTCAGATCCTTTTTTGAAAAGCACGCGAAACGACTTTATTATACTGCATGTCGCCACTTGTCACCGGAAAATGCCGAGGACGTGGTACAGGAACTCTTTATAGATATTTGGGAGCGCAGACAGTCCATCAAGGTCCGTACCTCTTGGGAAGGCTATCTGTATGCCGCCTTGAAATACCGTATATTCCGTTTTTTGGACCAACAGAATGCGCTGAACGTGGAGTTGTCGGAAGCTGTACTGGAAGCTGGTACCGAGGAGGAAATCCTTGATTTTGAGGCCCTGTACCTGATGTTGGAGGATTCCGTGGACAAACTTCCCGAACAGTGTGGAAAAGTGTTCCGGGCCAAATATTATGGCAATAAAAAGAACAAGGAGATTGCCAAGGAACTGGGCATTTCGATAGAGACTGTAAAGTCCCATCTGAAAAGGGGACATATGTTGCTCAGGGAACAGATGCGGGATGCTTTGGCCAATTTCTTGTTTTTTTAA